A genomic region of Streptomyces diastaticus subsp. diastaticus contains the following coding sequences:
- a CDS encoding RNA polymerase sigma-70 factor, with the protein MDEHGERTTDTVEHLAREAPMDPATEVFVTHRNLLFTVAYEMLGSAADAEDVLQETWLRWARVDLGTVRDRRAFLVRITTREALTRLRTLRRRKESYVGPWLPEPLLTAPDVAEDVELADSVSMAMMLVLETLAPVERAVFVLREVFDLGYDEIADAVDKTPAAVRQIAHRARNHVAARRPRGDASPAKARDALDAFQRAVQTGDMQGLLDVLAPNVVLLTDGGGVARAAMAPVVGADQVTLVLGRLVTAASLRTVQVNGNPALIVRLEGEADSVLTVRIDDGLVTGLYAVCNPEKLARIGLETTVSRCPEELR; encoded by the coding sequence ATGGACGAGCACGGCGAGCGAACCACCGATACTGTCGAGCATCTTGCTCGCGAGGCACCCATGGATCCTGCCACCGAGGTGTTCGTCACCCACCGCAATCTGCTGTTCACCGTCGCCTACGAGATGCTCGGCTCGGCCGCCGATGCCGAGGATGTCCTGCAGGAGACCTGGCTGCGCTGGGCACGTGTCGACCTCGGCACGGTGCGTGACCGGCGTGCCTTCCTGGTGCGGATCACCACGCGCGAAGCGCTGACCCGGCTACGTACACTCCGTCGGCGCAAGGAGTCTTACGTCGGCCCCTGGCTGCCGGAGCCGCTACTGACCGCGCCCGACGTGGCCGAGGACGTCGAACTGGCCGACAGCGTGTCGATGGCGATGATGCTGGTGCTGGAGACGCTCGCACCGGTCGAGCGGGCGGTGTTCGTACTGCGGGAGGTCTTCGACCTCGGCTATGACGAGATCGCGGACGCCGTCGACAAGACCCCGGCCGCCGTCCGCCAGATCGCCCACCGCGCGCGCAACCATGTCGCCGCGCGCCGACCGCGGGGGGACGCTTCCCCGGCCAAGGCCCGCGACGCGCTCGACGCCTTTCAGCGGGCGGTCCAGACGGGCGACATGCAAGGCCTGCTCGACGTCCTCGCACCGAACGTCGTCCTGCTGACCGACGGCGGCGGAGTCGCTCGAGCCGCGATGGCGCCCGTCGTGGGCGCCGACCAGGTGACTCTCGTGCTGGGTCGGCTCGTGACCGCGGCGTCGCTGCGGACGGTACAGGTCAACGGAAACCCCGCGCTGATCGTCAGATTGGAGGGAGAGGCCGACAGCGTCCTGACGGTGCGCATTGACGACGGCCTCGTCACCGGGCTCTATGCCGTGTGCAATCCCGAGAAACTGGCGCGGATCGGCCTTGAGACCACAGTGAGCCGCTGCCCCGAAGAGCTCAGATGA
- a CDS encoding MarR family winged helix-turn-helix transcriptional regulator, protein MDSPDPDGVLAEQLLRLTRRLHRLQRRQLEPLGITPAQARLLRTVAVCERPPRMADLAQRLEVVPRAVTSLVDGLEEADRVRRVPDPESRRVVRIELTEGGRQALRAMRSARRGAVEEILTPLTAEQRSTLGGLLATLVDSPGLCGETAPPPGVDH, encoded by the coding sequence ATGGATTCACCCGACCCGGACGGGGTTCTCGCCGAGCAGCTCCTGCGCCTCACCCGCCGGCTGCACCGGCTCCAGCGCCGCCAGCTGGAGCCGCTCGGCATCACCCCGGCCCAGGCCCGCCTGCTGCGCACGGTCGCCGTCTGCGAGCGGCCGCCGAGAATGGCCGACCTCGCCCAGCGCCTCGAAGTGGTCCCCCGCGCGGTCACCAGCCTGGTGGACGGGCTGGAGGAGGCGGACCGGGTCCGCCGGGTGCCCGACCCGGAGAGCCGGCGGGTGGTCCGGATCGAGCTGACCGAGGGCGGCCGCCAGGCCCTGCGCGCCATGCGCAGCGCGCGCCGGGGCGCGGTGGAGGAGATCCTGACCCCGCTGACCGCCGAGCAGCGGTCGACCCTCGGCGGTCTGCTGGCGACCCTCGTCGACAGCCCTGGCCTGTGCGGCGAGACCGCTCCCCCGCCGGGGGTGGACCACTGA
- a CDS encoding O-methyltransferase — protein sequence MSAPPAGGRPQDPMSEPRPPFRSALIQDRRVLDVLDEMYQRERHIDWGAYAHHPDPHHHTGTGFSLSPEQGDQLYLLVRYGQARSVVEFATSLGFSTIFLAAAVRDSGQGQVYTAEIVPEKVRQARENIARAGLEEYVTFFEGDARESLASVPEGATSLSSTDGRRRSRSTS from the coding sequence ATGAGTGCACCCCCCGCCGGGGGCCGGCCGCAGGACCCGATGAGTGAGCCGAGGCCGCCGTTTCGTAGTGCGCTCATCCAGGACCGGCGCGTCCTGGACGTGCTCGACGAGATGTACCAGCGTGAGCGGCACATCGACTGGGGGGCCTACGCGCACCACCCCGACCCGCACCACCACACCGGCACCGGGTTCTCCCTCAGCCCGGAGCAGGGAGACCAGCTCTACCTGCTGGTCCGCTACGGGCAGGCACGCTCGGTCGTGGAGTTCGCGACGTCCCTCGGCTTCTCCACGATCTTCCTCGCCGCGGCGGTGCGTGACAGCGGCCAGGGGCAGGTGTACACCGCTGAGATCGTGCCGGAGAAGGTACGGCAGGCGCGGGAGAACATCGCCCGCGCCGGGCTGGAGGAGTACGTGACCTTCTTCGAGGGCGACGCTCGGGAGTCCCTCGCGTCCGTTCCGGAGGGGGCGACTTCGCTCTCATCGACGGATGGGCGCCGGAGGTCTCGCTCGACGTCCTGA
- a CDS encoding NmrA family NAD(P)-binding protein, with amino-acid sequence MQKRGAVLVQGDMDDEASLHRAMTGVHGVFSVQALAYEPESLAAEVRQGKAVADAAKAAGVGHFVYSSAGGAERQTGIDHFESKAEIERHILALGLPATLLRPAFFMNNLLHYADAQGERLMSLPVKPDKPMQMIAADDIGFFAATAFDAPHTYIGRHLELAGDEITFPDVAEIYERVTGTPTRFEAQPIEERMFEWFAEAGYRADIPALRGLHPALMTFEEFLSRRLRAATV; translated from the coding sequence CTGCAGAAGCGGGGGGCAGTGCTCGTCCAGGGCGACATGGACGACGAAGCATCTCTGCACCGCGCCATGACCGGTGTCCATGGTGTGTTCAGTGTGCAGGCGCTGGCGTACGAGCCGGAATCACTGGCCGCCGAGGTCCGCCAGGGCAAGGCGGTGGCGGATGCCGCCAAGGCGGCCGGAGTCGGGCACTTCGTGTACAGCTCGGCAGGTGGTGCCGAACGGCAGACCGGCATCGACCACTTCGAGAGCAAAGCCGAAATCGAGCGGCACATCCTCGCCCTCGGCCTGCCCGCCACCCTCCTGCGGCCCGCGTTCTTCATGAACAACCTGCTGCACTACGCCGACGCCCAGGGCGAGCGCCTCATGTCACTGCCCGTCAAGCCGGACAAGCCCATGCAGATGATCGCCGCCGACGACATCGGGTTCTTTGCCGCCACCGCCTTCGACGCCCCGCACACCTACATCGGCCGTCATCTTGAGCTGGCCGGCGATGAGATCACCTTCCCCGACGTTGCCGAGATCTACGAACGCGTCACCGGGACCCCCACCCGCTTCGAGGCGCAGCCCATCGAAGAGCGCATGTTCGAGTGGTTCGCAGAGGCGGGCTACCGAGCGGACATCCCCGCCCTGCGTGGTCTGCACCCGGCGCTCATGACCTTTGAGGAATTCCTCTCCCGACGGCTGCGGGCAGCCACTGTCTGA
- a CDS encoding GNAT family N-acetyltransferase: protein MCVFLETRQLTLRPFTHADADNLFALDNDPAVMRFINGGRPTSHEAIRTRVLPRLLHDYPCFGTRGYWAAEEKATGTFLGWFEFRPLEDHSPAVAELGYRLNKAAWGRGLATEGSRALISKGFTDLGVERVTANTMAVNTRSRRVMEKAGLAFLRDFAGDWPEPIAGSEHGEVEYGLLRADWEQRR, encoded by the coding sequence ATGTGTGTCTTCCTGGAAACCCGACAGCTCACGTTGCGTCCTTTCACCCACGCCGACGCCGACAACCTGTTCGCACTGGACAACGACCCCGCCGTCATGCGCTTCATCAACGGCGGGCGGCCGACGAGCCACGAGGCGATCCGTACCCGGGTCCTCCCACGGCTCCTCCACGACTATCCGTGCTTCGGCACCCGTGGCTACTGGGCCGCGGAGGAGAAGGCGACGGGGACCTTCCTGGGCTGGTTCGAGTTCCGTCCCCTTGAGGACCACAGCCCCGCCGTGGCCGAACTCGGCTATCGGCTGAACAAGGCAGCCTGGGGCAGGGGCTTGGCCACGGAGGGCTCGCGTGCCCTGATCAGCAAAGGTTTCACCGACCTCGGGGTGGAGCGGGTCACCGCGAACACGATGGCGGTGAACACCCGGTCCCGGCGCGTGATGGAGAAGGCAGGGCTGGCGTTCCTGCGGGACTTCGCCGGGGACTGGCCGGAGCCGATCGCGGGGTCCGAGCATGGCGAAGTCGAGTACGGCCTCCTCCGGGCCGACTGGGAGCAGCGCCGGTAG
- the mltG gene encoding endolytic transglycosylase MltG, whose amino-acid sequence MPHASPRRTPRLTRRGRLALLTAGLLAAAATVVTVLLLPDEESPRGQGSLTVPEGRRATQVYALADQALGLHAGATRQAAKDTRLALPDAADGNPEGYLFPATYPLDDSTTPASLLTFMAETADERFRRAGLDAGARRLGLSPYQAVILASIVQAEADTPGDMGKVARVIHNRLDQDRALQMDSTLNYALGRSTLDTSHEDTRTDSPYNTYARRGLPPTPIGNPGEHALRAALDPPAGDWLYFVTVRPGDTRFTDNYAEHRAHVEEFNRQRRSGSAGGTG is encoded by the coding sequence ATGCCGCACGCCTCCCCCCGACGGACTCCCCGCCTCACCCGCCGGGGCCGGCTCGCCCTGCTCACCGCCGGCCTGCTGGCCGCCGCGGCCACGGTCGTCACGGTCCTGCTCCTCCCGGACGAGGAGAGCCCTCGCGGCCAGGGCTCACTGACCGTCCCCGAGGGCCGCCGGGCCACCCAGGTCTACGCCCTGGCCGACCAGGCCCTCGGCCTCCACGCGGGCGCCACCCGGCAGGCGGCGAAGGACACCCGCCTGGCCCTCCCCGACGCGGCCGACGGGAACCCCGAGGGGTACCTCTTCCCCGCCACCTATCCCCTCGACGACTCCACCACCCCCGCATCCCTGCTGACCTTCATGGCCGAGACCGCCGACGAACGCTTCCGCCGGGCCGGGCTCGACGCCGGAGCGCGCCGGCTCGGTCTCTCCCCCTACCAGGCCGTCATCCTCGCCAGCATCGTCCAGGCCGAGGCCGACACCCCCGGCGACATGGGCAAGGTCGCCCGCGTCATCCACAACCGCCTCGACCAGGACCGCGCCCTGCAGATGGACTCCACCCTCAACTACGCCCTCGGCCGCTCCACCCTCGACACCAGCCACGAGGACACCCGCACCGACAGCCCGTACAACACCTACGCACGCCGGGGCCTGCCCCCGACCCCCATCGGCAACCCGGGCGAGCACGCGTTGCGCGCCGCTCTCGACCCGCCCGCGGGCGACTGGCTGTACTTCGTGACGGTCCGCCCCGGCGACACCCGCTTCACCGACAACTACGCCGAACACCGCGCCCACGTCGAAGAGTTCAACCGTCAACGCCGCTCCGGCTCCGCCGGCGGCACGGGCTGA
- a CDS encoding SDR family oxidoreductase has translation MRSTSVIVVIGVGGMGKAIARRQGAGGTLLLADFDERLLGIVAEELRGQGHTVVTEAVDVSERASVAALADTAAKLGPVIQVVHTAGLSPVQAPGKAILAVDLLGTALVLEEFGRVIAPGGAGVVIASMAGHMPGPATLSPEREQALAHTPADDLLALPFLDPEELGARGAYPLSKYANRLRVQAASTRWGERGARVNSISPGVISTPMGRQELAGESGRHMKAMVEASGTGRLGTPDDIAAAAAFLLGPDASFVTGNDLLVDGGVVAALRSGRLTAGA, from the coding sequence ATGAGAAGCACCAGCGTGATCGTCGTCATCGGCGTCGGAGGTATGGGGAAGGCCATCGCCCGCCGGCAGGGCGCCGGCGGGACCTTGCTGCTCGCGGACTTCGACGAAAGGCTTCTCGGGATCGTGGCCGAGGAGCTGCGCGGCCAGGGCCACACGGTGGTCACCGAGGCCGTCGACGTCTCGGAGCGCGCCTCGGTGGCCGCGCTGGCGGACACCGCCGCGAAACTGGGCCCCGTCATCCAGGTCGTGCACACGGCGGGCCTCTCCCCGGTGCAGGCGCCCGGGAAGGCGATCCTCGCGGTCGACCTGCTGGGGACCGCCCTGGTCCTGGAGGAGTTCGGCAGGGTGATCGCACCGGGCGGTGCCGGCGTGGTCATCGCCAGCATGGCCGGGCACATGCCGGGGCCCGCCACGCTCAGCCCCGAGAGGGAGCAGGCCCTGGCGCACACCCCTGCCGACGACCTGCTCGCCCTGCCCTTCCTCGACCCCGAGGAGCTCGGCGCGCGGGGCGCCTATCCGCTCTCCAAGTACGCCAACCGGCTCCGCGTCCAGGCCGCGTCCACGCGGTGGGGTGAGCGCGGCGCTCGCGTGAACAGCATCAGTCCCGGCGTCATCTCCACGCCGATGGGCCGGCAGGAACTCGCCGGTGAGAGCGGTCGGCACATGAAGGCCATGGTGGAGGCCTCCGGTACGGGCCGGCTCGGCACCCCCGACGACATCGCGGCCGCCGCGGCCTTCCTCCTCGGGCCGGACGCCTCCTTCGTCACCGGCAACGACCTGCTGGTCGACGGTGGCGTCGTCGCCGCCCTGCGCTCCGGCCGCCTCACCGCGGGCGCCTGA
- a CDS encoding recombinase family protein: MTGRLHLRHSTDKQTNARRLHALDDLPKSGSLRYENPATSSRMHAVNRSGFRKLLDEAAVGDTIRNAGAARLFRSTKDVIQIREGLQWRGLHRALRPAPGPASVSRPTTRKPSSSSHCSPGFWSSSATCFRRTPRKASPPRRGARRWGARPRSMRTRRPTSSTPTPRAPR, encoded by the coding sequence ATGACGGGCCGTCTGCACCTGCGGCACTCCACCGACAAGCAGACCAACGCCCGCCGACTCCATGCTCTGGATGATCTACCCAAGTCCGGCTCCCTCAGGTACGAGAATCCGGCGACGTCGTCCCGCATGCACGCGGTCAACCGGTCCGGGTTCCGCAAGCTGCTCGACGAGGCGGCGGTCGGTGACACCATCCGCAACGCGGGTGCCGCGCGGCTGTTCCGCTCGACCAAGGACGTCATCCAGATCCGGGAGGGCCTCCAGTGGCGCGGGCTGCACCGCGCATTGCGACCGGCGCCTGGTCCGGCTTCGGTCTCGCGGCCGACGACCCGCAAACCAAGCTCTTCGTCACACTGCTCGCCGGGGTTCTGGAGTTCCAGCGCGACATGCTTCAGGAGAACACCAAGGAAGGCGTCGCCGCCGAGGCGGGGGGCGAGACGCTGGGGCGCCCGGCCGCGCTCGATGAGGACCAGGCGGCCGACATCGTCGACGCCTACGCCAAGGGCGCCTCGGTGA
- a CDS encoding carboxymuconolactone decarboxylase family protein: protein MEPRINLMTNKLGAKVSKRIYNVNLAIQEASLSKSLMELVELRVSQINGCGWCVDVHTKEAAGAGVSALRINLVAAWRESTVFTEAERAALALAEEGTRLADAHQGVSDETWDQVRKHYDADQTAALVSLVAMINAANRLGVITRMQGGSYDPGMFAGLSN, encoded by the coding sequence ATGGAACCCCGTATCAACCTGATGACCAACAAGCTCGGCGCCAAGGTCAGCAAGCGGATCTACAACGTCAACCTGGCGATCCAGGAGGCGTCGCTGTCCAAGTCCCTCATGGAGTTGGTTGAGTTGAGGGTCAGCCAGATCAACGGCTGCGGCTGGTGCGTCGACGTCCACACCAAGGAGGCCGCAGGCGCCGGTGTGAGCGCGCTCCGGATCAACCTGGTCGCCGCCTGGCGCGAGTCCACCGTGTTCACCGAAGCCGAGCGGGCCGCGCTGGCACTCGCCGAGGAGGGCACCCGGCTTGCCGACGCTCACCAGGGTGTGTCCGACGAAACCTGGGACCAGGTACGCAAGCACTACGACGCCGACCAGACCGCGGCGCTGGTCTCCCTGGTCGCCATGATCAATGCCGCCAACCGGCTCGGTGTGATCACGCGCATGCAGGGAGGCTCCTACGACCCCGGCATGTTCGCCGGCCTGTCGAACTGA
- a CDS encoding TetR/AcrR family transcriptional regulator, which yields MAQARRRGRPRETGTDEAILDAARDLLLREGYARLSMEKVAVAAGVGKPTVYRRWPSKAALVADVARRASTAATPDGEIPEPRPGEVVRTLVSWFRSHAQSVTAPDNAALVLALTAAAAASPQDAESLYLGSTREQHTTLVELLRAGIATGELRADTDVDAVVGALIGSSLYLLLTGRTAEAPERAEGSVRALLDGIRSPEAGAPG from the coding sequence ATGGCACAGGCAAGGCGGCGCGGCAGACCCCGTGAGACGGGGACGGACGAGGCGATCCTGGACGCGGCCCGAGACCTGCTGCTGCGCGAGGGCTACGCCAGGCTGTCGATGGAGAAGGTCGCCGTGGCGGCGGGTGTCGGGAAGCCGACCGTCTACCGCCGCTGGCCGTCGAAGGCGGCACTGGTCGCTGACGTCGCCCGCCGGGCCTCGACGGCGGCCACCCCGGACGGGGAGATCCCCGAACCCCGCCCGGGAGAGGTCGTGCGCACCCTGGTCTCCTGGTTCAGGTCGCACGCGCAGTCGGTCACCGCCCCCGACAATGCCGCGCTGGTCCTCGCCCTCACGGCGGCGGCAGCGGCGAGCCCCCAGGACGCCGAGTCCCTGTACCTCGGCAGTACCCGCGAACAGCACACCACCCTCGTCGAGTTGCTCCGGGCCGGCATCGCGACCGGGGAGCTGCGCGCCGACACCGACGTCGACGCCGTGGTGGGTGCCCTGATCGGATCGAGCCTCTACCTGCTCCTCACCGGGAGAACCGCCGAGGCACCCGAGCGGGCGGAAGGTTCCGTCCGGGCCCTGCTGGACGGCATCCGCTCACCGGAAGCCGGAGCGCCTGGCTAG
- a CDS encoding IS110 family transposase — MIDTGDIDVFLGLDVGKGEHHAAAVTPTGTNALDKRLPNTEPKLREFFAKLQARTEQCSSWLTSRPRSAPLPLAVACHMRSPVTQLPGLTMRRITDLHPGEAKTDAKDGFFIADAGRAMPYRLRTIDGEDETVAELEVIVGFDDGLADEATRVANQPRGLLLRTIRR, encoded by the coding sequence GTGATCGACACCGGCGACATCGACGTCTTCCTCGGTCTGGATGTCGGTAAGGGCGAACACCACGCCGCCGCCGTCACACCGACCGGGACGAACGCGCTCGACAAGCGCCTGCCCAACACCGAACCCAAGCTCCGCGAGTTCTTCGCGAAACTCCAAGCACGCACGGAACAGTGCTCGTCGTGGTTGACCAGCCGGCCTCGATCTGCGCCCTTGCCGCTGGCGGTCGCGTGCCACATGCGCAGTCCCGTCACCCAACTGCCCGGCCTGACGATGCGGCGGATCACCGACCTCCACCCCGGCGAGGCGAAGACGGACGCGAAGGACGGGTTCTTCATCGCCGACGCCGGCCGCGCGATGCCCTACAGGCTGCGGACGATCGACGGCGAGGACGAGACGGTCGCCGAGCTGGAGGTGATCGTGGGCTTCGACGACGGCCTGGCCGACGAGGCCACCCGGGTGGCGAACCAGCCGCGCGGCCTGCTGCTCAGGACCATCCGTCGCTGA
- a CDS encoding YjbQ family protein encodes MPDAFDTRVLHLATGSSETVRDLTADCASFLDDVAAGRDGLLNVFVPHATAGIAVLETGAGSDDDLLAILRTLLPADHPWHHRHGTPGHGRDHVLPALVPPHATLPVIDGRLELGTWQSVCLVDTNVDNADRKVRLSFLG; translated from the coding sequence ATGCCTGACGCCTTCGACACCCGTGTCCTGCACCTCGCCACCGGCTCCAGCGAGACGGTCCGCGACCTCACCGCCGACTGCGCGAGCTTCCTCGACGACGTCGCGGCCGGCCGAGACGGTCTCCTCAACGTCTTCGTCCCCCACGCCACCGCCGGCATCGCCGTCCTGGAGACCGGCGCCGGCAGCGACGACGACCTCCTCGCCATCCTCCGCACCCTCCTGCCCGCCGACCACCCCTGGCACCACCGCCACGGCACCCCCGGCCACGGCCGCGACCACGTCCTCCCCGCCCTCGTCCCCCCGCACGCCACCCTCCCGGTCATCGACGGCAGACTGGAACTGGGGACTTGGCAGTCGGTGTGCCTGGTGGACACCAACGTCGACAATGCGGACCGGAAGGTGCGGCTGAGTTTTCTCGGCTGA
- a CDS encoding NAD(P)-binding domain-containing protein, whose amino-acid sequence MKQNGTPHSEAPRPVDVLVAGAGQAGLSAAYHLRRSGLEPGEDFLVLDHAPRPGGAWQFRWPTLTYGRVHGMHALPGMELTGADDSRPSAEVIGAYFREYEETFGLRVRRPVHVRAVREGDGGRLLVETSEGDWAARALISATGTWDRPFWPRYPGQEEFRGRQLHTAGYPGPEAFAGRRVLVVGGGTSAVQHLLEIAPVAAATAWATRRPPEFREGPFDEDQGRQAVARVDERVRQGLPPRSVVSVTGLPMNEAIRRGVADGTLARRPMFERLTAEGAVWADGSAFEADVVLWATGFRAAVDHLAPLRLREPGGGIQVDGTRVVRDPRIHLVGYGPSASTIGANRAGRAAVRETGALLAGEAVAV is encoded by the coding sequence GTGAAGCAGAACGGGACCCCGCACTCCGAAGCCCCCCGCCCCGTCGACGTGCTCGTGGCCGGCGCCGGGCAGGCGGGCCTGTCGGCCGCCTACCACCTGCGCAGGTCGGGGCTCGAGCCCGGCGAGGACTTCCTGGTCCTCGATCACGCGCCGCGTCCGGGCGGGGCCTGGCAGTTCCGGTGGCCGACGCTGACGTACGGCCGTGTGCACGGTATGCACGCCCTCCCCGGTATGGAGCTGACGGGCGCGGACGACTCCCGCCCCTCCGCCGAGGTGATCGGCGCGTACTTCCGCGAGTACGAGGAGACGTTCGGGCTGCGGGTACGCCGGCCGGTGCACGTGCGGGCCGTGCGCGAGGGCGACGGCGGGCGTCTGCTGGTGGAGACCTCTGAGGGGGACTGGGCGGCCCGGGCCCTGATCAGCGCGACGGGCACCTGGGACCGGCCGTTCTGGCCGCGCTACCCCGGGCAGGAGGAGTTCCGGGGGCGACAACTGCACACGGCGGGCTACCCGGGCCCGGAGGCGTTCGCCGGGCGGCGGGTGCTGGTGGTGGGCGGCGGCACGTCGGCGGTGCAGCACCTGCTGGAGATCGCGCCCGTCGCCGCGGCGACCGCCTGGGCCACCCGCAGGCCGCCGGAGTTCCGGGAAGGCCCTTTCGACGAGGACCAGGGCCGGCAAGCGGTGGCCCGGGTCGACGAGCGGGTTCGGCAGGGGCTGCCGCCGCGCAGCGTGGTCTCGGTGACGGGCCTGCCGATGAACGAGGCGATCCGGCGGGGCGTGGCGGACGGGACGCTGGCACGGCGCCCGATGTTCGAGCGGCTCACCGCCGAGGGTGCCGTGTGGGCGGACGGCTCGGCCTTCGAGGCAGACGTGGTGCTGTGGGCGACCGGGTTCCGTGCGGCGGTGGACCACCTGGCGCCGCTGAGACTGCGCGAGCCCGGCGGCGGCATCCAGGTCGACGGGACCCGGGTGGTCCGCGACCCCCGCATCCACCTGGTCGGCTACGGCCCCTCCGCCAGCACCATCGGCGCCAACCGGGCGGGCCGGGCGGCGGTCCGGGAGACAGGCGCGCTGCTGGCCGGGGAGGCGGTCGCGGTCTGA
- a CDS encoding ABC transporter ATP-binding protein → MRPEPSPTWTPPPEDPDAPRRPRQIRRIVRLFRPYRGRLAMVGLLVAAASLVSVVTPFLLREILDTAIPERRTGLLSLLALGMIAAAVMTSVFGVLQTLISTTVGQRVMHDLRTAVYARLQSMSLAFFTRTRTGEIQSRISNDIGGMQATVTSTATSLVSNLTSVIATVVAMLALDWRLTVVSLVLLPAFVWISRRVGRERKRIATDRQKQMAAMAATVTESLSVSGILLGRTMGRGDSLTRAFRDESDRLVDLEVRSSMAGRWRMSVISIVMAAMPALIYWAAGLSQHVQGPEISLGTLVAFVSLQQGLFRPTVSLLTTGVQVQTSLALFQRIFEYLDLEADITEPEKPVRLEEIRGEIRFERVEFAYAEQESPVLSAIDLAVPAGTSLAVVGETGSGKSTLSHLVPRLYDATGGRVTLDGVDVRELDFATLARAVGVVSQETYLFHASVAENLRFAKPGATDAELVAAARAAQIHDHIAALPEGYDTVVGERGHRFSGGEKQRLAIARTILRDPPVLVLDEATSALDTRTEQAVQEAIDALSADRTTLTIAHRLSTVRDADQIVVLDHGRIAERGTHEALLAQDGLYAALVRKDAHPTAATPGDMPELTTSAG, encoded by the coding sequence ATGCGTCCCGAACCGTCCCCCACCTGGACCCCACCGCCCGAGGACCCCGACGCCCCGCGCCGGCCACGCCAGATCCGGCGGATCGTCCGCCTCTTCCGCCCGTACCGGGGGCGGCTGGCGATGGTCGGCCTGCTCGTCGCCGCCGCCTCGCTGGTCTCGGTCGTCACGCCGTTCCTGCTCCGGGAGATCCTCGACACCGCCATTCCCGAGCGGCGCACCGGCCTGCTGAGCCTGCTCGCCCTCGGCATGATCGCGGCCGCCGTCATGACCAGCGTCTTCGGCGTCCTCCAGACGCTCATCTCCACCACCGTCGGCCAGCGCGTCATGCACGACCTGCGCACCGCCGTCTACGCCCGCCTCCAGAGCATGTCCCTGGCCTTCTTCACCCGCACCCGCACCGGGGAGATCCAGTCCCGGATCTCCAACGACATCGGCGGGATGCAGGCCACCGTCACCTCGACGGCCACCTCGCTGGTCTCCAACCTCACCAGCGTGATCGCCACCGTCGTCGCGATGCTCGCACTGGACTGGCGGCTCACCGTGGTCTCGCTGGTGCTCCTGCCGGCCTTCGTCTGGATCAGCCGCCGGGTCGGCCGTGAACGCAAACGCATCGCCACCGACCGGCAGAAGCAGATGGCCGCCATGGCCGCCACCGTCACCGAGTCCCTCTCCGTCAGCGGCATCCTCCTCGGCCGCACCATGGGCCGCGGCGACTCCCTCACCCGCGCCTTCCGCGACGAGTCGGACCGCCTGGTCGACCTGGAGGTCCGCTCCAGCATGGCCGGCCGCTGGCGGATGTCGGTCATCAGCATCGTGATGGCCGCGATGCCCGCCCTCATCTACTGGGCCGCCGGCCTCTCCCAGCACGTCCAGGGCCCCGAGATCTCCCTCGGCACCCTGGTCGCCTTCGTCTCCCTCCAGCAGGGCCTCTTCCGCCCCACGGTCAGCCTGCTCACCACCGGCGTGCAGGTGCAGACCTCCCTCGCCCTCTTCCAGCGGATCTTCGAGTACCTCGACCTCGAGGCCGACATCACCGAACCGGAGAAGCCGGTGCGGCTGGAGGAGATCCGCGGCGAGATCCGCTTCGAGCGCGTCGAGTTCGCCTACGCCGAGCAGGAGAGCCCGGTGCTCTCCGCCATCGACCTCGCCGTACCGGCCGGCACCTCGCTGGCCGTCGTCGGGGAGACCGGCTCCGGCAAGAGCACCCTCAGCCACCTCGTCCCCCGCCTCTACGACGCCACCGGCGGCCGCGTCACCCTGGACGGCGTCGATGTGCGGGAGCTGGACTTCGCCACGCTCGCCCGCGCGGTCGGGGTCGTCTCCCAGGAGACGTACCTCTTCCACGCCTCGGTCGCGGAGAACCTCCGCTTCGCCAAGCCCGGGGCCACCGACGCCGAACTGGTCGCGGCCGCCCGCGCCGCCCAGATCCACGACCACATCGCGGCGCTGCCCGAGGGGTACGACACGGTGGTCGGCGAGCGCGGACACCGCTTCTCCGGAGGCGAGAAACAGCGCCTGGCCATCGCCCGCACCATCCTGCGCGACCCGCCGGTGCTCGTCCTGGACGAGGCGACCAGCGCCTTGGACACCCGGACCGAACAGGCCGTCCAGGAGGCGATCGACGCCCTCTCCGCCGACCGCACCACCCTGACCATCGCCCACCGTCTCTCCACGGTCCGCGACGCCGACCAGATCGTCGTCCTCGACCACGGCCGCATCGCCGAACGCGGCACCCACGAGGCCCTCCTCGCCCAGGACGGCCTGTACGCGGCACTCGTCCGCAAGGACGCCCACCCCACGGCCGCCACCCCCGGCGACATGCCCGAACTGACCACTTCGGCGGGATAG